The genomic segment AGCTTATCAAGCTCATCTTGACCGTACTGGTGGTTGTGCTGGTTCCCTTGCTGTTCATCCTTATCTTTGATATCGCAGCACACCTTAGCGATCTCTTTGGAGAGCGATAGTTACCAGGGAGGGAGCGTGAATGACCGGGCTTGATCAACTTGCCAAAGTGCTCCTCATTACTGGGCTCTGCTTTGTCGTTGTCGCGCTTGTTCTTTTGACACTCGGTCGCATTCCCTTCCTTGGACGCTTACCAGGCGATATTGTCTACCGACGCGGGAACTTCACATTCTACATGCCGTTAGCCACGATGCTTCTGCTGAGTCTCATTTTCACGCTCGTGCTCAATCTGATCTTTCGCCGATAGCTACCACGCTTGTGCTCATCATCCTTCACAAGGATGAAGGAGGCGGAGCGTAGCGAGCGCATAAGCCTTGGCAGCCATGACCACGTCAGCGAGCGCTACCCATTCATCTGGCTTGTGCGCTGTTGCAGGATCTCCTGGACCATAAATAATTGTCGGAAAACCACGTGCAGCGAAGAACCGCCCATCAGTCGCCATATTGAATCCGGTTGGTGTACTCTCCAATCCAAGCTGACGGTTGACCTCCAGCATCGTTTGGACAAGCGGGCTATCAAGCGGTTGCAATGTCGCTTCTCTCCCAAGCCACTCGTAGGCTGGAGCAACCGAGACACGAATGCCAGGCATTGCCGCAACAGCTTCTTCTGCAATTGCACGCACTTCGGCGATGGCTTCTTGTGGCGTTTCCCCAGGGATCAGGCGTCGATCAATTGTAATGCTGCACTGATCAGGCACAACATTCGTCTTGACACCGCCATGGATGATGCTAATCGTGGCTGATGAGGGAGCAGTGAAGTACGGCGCACGGCGCTGAGCGAGAACTGGCCAGAGACGTTCGCGAAGCGCCATGATCACAAATGCCATGCCCTCGATTGCATTCACACCTTCCCAGGGGAGCGCACCATGGGCGGTACGGCCATAGGTTGTGATAATAATCCCCGTGCCACCGCGTTCACCGATACAGACGCGGTTGTCTGTTGGCTCCCCGACAATGACGAAATCTGGCTGAAGGGTAGCTTGCTCAATGAGAAACGCTGTACCGTCCTGCCCGCCGATCTCTTCATCAGCAACGGTGGTTACCACCAGTTCTCCCGCTAGTGGAACCTGGCTCCGCACGAGTGCAAGGGCTGCAACTAATTGTGCAGCCACGCTCGCTTTGTCGTCGTTGGCGCCGCGGCCATAAATTCGCCCATCGACGTAGTCTGCACCAAACGGCGGATGTGTCCAGCTTGCTTCCTCGCCGATTGGCACGACATCGAGGTGGGCGTTGAACAGGAGCGTTGGGCCCTTACCCCAACGGTAGCGCGCCACCAGGTTCGGCTTTGCTTCATCATGGGCAACGATATGAAGCGAAAATCCAGCATGGTGCAGGATGTCAGCGCAATAGCGTACTGCTTCGCGGACATCGCCAGGCGGGTTAACTGTTGGGATACGAACAAGGTCGGTAAGGATTTGTGTGATCTCTTCCTCACGAATCTGCGCAAAAACGGCGTGCTGTGTGTCTGAGACCATTGAAACCCTCCTTATTCCTGCTGCTCATCTTCTACGGTCTGGATTGTGCTTGGCCTATGCCCAATTTCTCGATCCCGGCAGAGGCTGTGCTATCCTCCCTCGGAGGAGGTGGCTTGTCAATCTGGAAGGAGCATGCATGGCGCAGAGCACCGAGCAGGAGCAGCAGCTAATACACGCGGTAGTGCAAACAGTCCGGGGTTTTGCTTTCGATATGGATGGCGTGCTCTACCGCGGAAATCTCCCGATGCCATTTGCCAAAGAGGTGTTGGGATATTTGGAGCAGCATAAGTTTCCGTATGTTTTGGTTACGAACAATTCAACGAGAACACCGCAGCAATATGCCGAAAAGCTTGCTGGTATGGGGATTCGCGTTCCTCCTGCGCGGATCTTGACGTCAAGCCTTGTGACACGTGCCTGGTTGGAGCAAACCTATCCGCGTGGTACGACCATCTTTGTTGTTGGCATGGACGCACTTGCCGAAGCGCTGTTTCACGACGGTTACTTTATGCCAGCGACGACTGACGCCGCGGTGGTTGTGAGTGGAGCAGATTTTGCACTAACATACGAGAAGTTAAAAATTGCGACGCTCGCAATTCGGCGTGGGGCAGCCTATGTTGCAACGAACCCCGACCGCACATTCCCGTCTGAAGAAGGCTTAATCCCAGGAGCCGGAGCGATCATCGCTGCAATTCAGGCAGCGACCGATGTGCAACCAATTGTTATTGGCAAGCCCGAGCCAGCTATGCTGCTGCAAGCTGCCCGAATGATTGGCTGCTCGCCTGACGCGATGCTGATGGTTGGTGACCGACTCGACACTGACGTGCTTGCTGGCAAGCGTTGCGGTATGCGAACAGCTCTTGTCCTGACCGGTGTAACGACTGCCGAAGAAGTTGCCGCAAGCCAACTCATTCCCGATCTCATCTTACCAGACCTAGGTTTTCTTTTGCGTGCGTTGCAGGCGGATCAGGACGGATAAATGGCCTACGGCCGCTATCACGTTGAAGATCCGGGCAAGATTCAAGGGCGCGATGATGTCCGTCTCGGTGAGCGAAGTTACGCGGGCCTTCGTCTCCGCTACGCGCTCGAGAGTATCCAGCATGTTCATGGCCGAATTCTCGTTCCCGGATGTGGTGCTGGTCGATACGTTCGGGCGCTCGCTCGAGCCCGTCCAGATCTTCAGATCATTGGGGGGGATCTCAGCAAGACAGCCCTGCGGGAGGCACGACGACGTGAACGTGGGTGGTATCTTGCCCTCGATGCGACGCGACTTCCGTTCCGTGATGCGTCCTTCGATGCAGTCATCTTCTTTGATCTCCTTGAACACGTACCGGATCCTGCGGCGATGATCCGCGAATGCAGC from the Thermorudis peleae genome contains:
- a CDS encoding M20 family metallopeptidase, translating into MVSDTQHAVFAQIREEEITQILTDLVRIPTVNPPGDVREAVRYCADILHHAGFSLHIVAHDEAKPNLVARYRWGKGPTLLFNAHLDVVPIGEEASWTHPPFGADYVDGRIYGRGANDDKASVAAQLVAALALVRSQVPLAGELVVTTVADEEIGGQDGTAFLIEQATLQPDFVIVGEPTDNRVCIGERGGTGIIITTYGRTAHGALPWEGVNAIEGMAFVIMALRERLWPVLAQRRAPYFTAPSSATISIIHGGVKTNVVPDQCSITIDRRLIPGETPQEAIAEVRAIAEEAVAAMPGIRVSVAPAYEWLGREATLQPLDSPLVQTMLEVNRQLGLESTPTGFNMATDGRFFAARGFPTIIYGPGDPATAHKPDEWVALADVVMAAKAYALATLRLLHPCEG
- a CDS encoding HAD-IIA family hydrolase, which gives rise to MAQSTEQEQQLIHAVVQTVRGFAFDMDGVLYRGNLPMPFAKEVLGYLEQHKFPYVLVTNNSTRTPQQYAEKLAGMGIRVPPARILTSSLVTRAWLEQTYPRGTTIFVVGMDALAEALFHDGYFMPATTDAAVVVSGADFALTYEKLKIATLAIRRGAAYVATNPDRTFPSEEGLIPGAGAIIAAIQAATDVQPIVIGKPEPAMLLQAARMIGCSPDAMLMVGDRLDTDVLAGKRCGMRTALVLTGVTTAEEVAASQLIPDLILPDLGFLLRALQADQDG
- a CDS encoding DUF2905 domain-containing protein, with translation MTGLDQLAKVLLITGLCFVVVALVLLTLGRIPFLGRLPGDIVYRRGNFTFYMPLATMLLLSLIFTLVLNLIFRR